In Nitrosarchaeum koreense MY1, one genomic interval encodes:
- a CDS encoding AbiV family abortive infection protein: MMNNTDTIKLIQDCIENSESKLDSAQILSDKGKFGDAISWIIIAYEEAGKADFLTNKFTNKEPILETDWNSLTKGGSHTKKLIMYYENRKKTFESMSDPDFLTLQNHYKKILPVTHSRYQIMEELEKTINFFKKLNVLKKKITYVDNQPQNKQFTENELTAIFLLLNFETRKSISLTKFGLESISFIPTGNDSKDLKRIDKFDSFKKMLELKKESILPQNVKQFALAKSLLQNL; the protein is encoded by the coding sequence ATGATGAATAATACAGATACTATCAAATTAATTCAGGATTGTATTGAAAATTCTGAATCAAAGTTAGACTCTGCACAAATTTTAAGTGATAAAGGAAAATTTGGGGATGCTATTTCTTGGATTATTATTGCATATGAAGAAGCAGGGAAAGCCGATTTTTTAACTAACAAATTTACCAACAAAGAACCAATTTTAGAGACTGATTGGAATTCACTAACTAAAGGTGGTTCACATACAAAAAAACTAATCATGTATTATGAAAACAGAAAAAAAACTTTTGAATCAATGTCTGATCCTGATTTTTTAACTCTTCAAAATCATTATAAAAAAATACTTCCTGTGACTCATTCACGTTACCAAATTATGGAGGAATTGGAAAAGACAATCAATTTTTTCAAAAAATTGAATGTTTTAAAGAAAAAAATCACATATGTCGATAATCAGCCACAAAATAAACAATTTACAGAAAATGAGTTAACTGCAATTTTTTTACTACTTAATTTTGAAACCCGAAAATCTATTTCTTTGACAAAATTTGGATTGGAATCTATCTCTTTTATTCCAACTGGAAATGATTCTAAAGATCTGAAACGAATTGATAAATTTGATTCATTTAAAAAAATGTTGGAACTGAAAAAAGAATCTATTCTGCCTCAAAATGTTAAACAATTTGCCTTAGCTAAATCCCTCTTACAAAACTTGTAA
- a CDS encoding restriction endonuclease — MKFCPECGKDLKGSTKFCPECGYNIQSIISNDIQSGTEIKSNSINGDDESTSEIWQESIQKTTRELGDNLEESVERIFKDRGYETSLRQRLRGKSGQLNEIDVLAKRNKITVAIECKNYDESRKIGIAEIRNFVAKLEDLDINRGFFITSSDFSSDAVGWAQNNPNEKQLELWDGSTFMEQFKATVLGRTNSKIVRIENGIEPKGNIDDFTNLTLHNADRVTLRRCDLIFHPFHIVTFNLNEEFKTPDKQIHTSHNSGSYFVDGLSGEIIYHQDDHGYVFETSDDEEKQFVKEIENYNPVGKLELTQKTGSQIIKVEPSIASNDAQFRVRIHASKDNQSRVPYEVRVSKDTYESRDFLHKPDPNKITTKSRLVLVPKVDIEFESKEYSYSRIVFPASEIWVKDEIAKCKHLIGSKHTFAVCEICGIAKCEKDIMVDDNDTCFCKKHAPQDLKDKNKRSIIPDKLKKFSFRK; from the coding sequence TTGAAATTCTGTCCTGAATGTGGAAAGGATCTAAAAGGAAGTACCAAATTCTGTCCTGAATGTGGATATAACATACAATCCATTATTTCAAATGACATTCAATCTGGAACAGAAATTAAATCTAATTCAATAAATGGGGATGATGAATCTACATCAGAAATTTGGCAAGAATCAATACAAAAAACAACAAGAGAACTTGGGGATAATCTTGAGGAATCTGTTGAAAGAATATTCAAAGATAGAGGATATGAAACTTCTTTAAGGCAACGTCTAAGAGGCAAGAGCGGTCAATTAAACGAAATAGATGTCTTAGCTAAAAGAAATAAAATTACAGTTGCCATCGAATGTAAAAATTATGATGAAAGCAGAAAAATAGGCATTGCTGAAATTCGGAATTTTGTAGCCAAACTTGAAGATCTTGATATTAATCGAGGATTTTTTATCACATCGTCAGACTTTTCATCAGATGCAGTGGGATGGGCACAAAACAATCCAAATGAAAAACAACTTGAATTATGGGATGGCTCAACTTTCATGGAACAATTCAAAGCAACTGTTTTGGGTCGTACAAATAGTAAAATTGTAAGAATAGAAAATGGTATAGAACCAAAAGGAAACATAGATGATTTCACAAATCTTACACTTCATAATGCTGATAGAGTGACACTTCGTAGATGTGATCTAATCTTTCATCCATTTCATATAGTCACCTTTAATCTAAATGAAGAATTTAAAACTCCAGACAAACAAATCCACACATCCCATAACTCTGGCAGTTATTTTGTAGATGGTTTATCGGGGGAAATAATTTATCATCAGGATGATCATGGTTATGTTTTTGAAACATCCGATGATGAAGAAAAACAATTTGTAAAAGAAATTGAAAACTATAATCCTGTAGGAAAATTAGAATTAACCCAAAAAACAGGCTCACAAATCATTAAAGTTGAACCAAGCATTGCCTCAAATGATGCACAGTTCAGAGTAAGAATTCATGCTAGTAAAGACAATCAATCTAGAGTTCCATACGAGGTTAGAGTTTCAAAAGATACATACGAATCAAGGGACTTTTTACATAAACCTGATCCCAATAAAATTACCACAAAATCAAGACTTGTTTTAGTACCTAAAGTGGATATTGAATTTGAATCAAAAGAATATTCCTATTCTCGTATAGTATTTCCCGCATCAGAAATTTGGGTCAAAGATGAGATAGCAAAATGTAAGCACCTTATCGGTTCAAAACATACTTTTGCAGTATGTGAAATTTGTGGAATAGCCAAATGTGAAAAAGACATTATGGTTGATGATAATGATACCTGTTTTTGCAAAAAACATGCACCTCAAGATCTTAAAGATAAAAATAAACGAAGTATAATCCCAGATAAATTGAAAAAATTTAGTTTTAGAAAATAA
- a CDS encoding lamin tail domain-containing protein, with amino-acid sequence MKNILVLFSILLLGSLVGTASAQSTNHVVINEIDINPPGDDSKSVLEWIELYNPTSSKIDISGWQIASTTALKKTMTISSGTFIEPSKYLTFSYQSLWFADSNELVELRDKNGVVIDKTPLLSDPKNDLTSWQRIYDGYDLDNSSDWKFTIPTAGSSNGKVTTTETKTDVTVTVSTNKESYLFGETASITGKISKQVFITAPYFHADEISVKITGPKYDKTISLYPDLNLNYKTSLNLQQVLGISKGVYLVSVTYGGATSQTSFTVGDEIVPDIIVKNNTLSIATDKSQYLPGDTLSLTGITTEAIPFEGLKFNIKDPSGKIISSGSLYPTNGKFSTNVYITPVNPAFGTYQITAEYYDKSSIAFFEVVKDIKEAKAISIWTDKDAYALGETVTITGRLNTVWVQFMNLEILQTKNAALATTALGGGNSGFKILDTLKVSGDGTFSYSFKIPDSDVRLGDYKISISQSLGSASKTIHAVANPDDFIVSSNPISISTDKLIYNLGETMTITGYIKNPVTSSTYQTASVAISISHEDGRPLEIVAQMPHTKTRLNNGLVVAYELTATPDPSGRFSVQTKILQNAFADGNYKIKAEYRGLTTSTSVGIVDPLKLENGALISLNKQVYGLGETVVLTGILPPTGDNSVKISLTKPDGSIVNSGATVDNQQFSWSWVTPISEKPLTIKTDDRSVTTSNYGIYKIRASIASAGTDVFFKVSSDPANDSLTLVPLYVTTEKSLYKAGEKLKVIGNIIKRDQGSEGLVVPDRVTIRVLDNKTPFKQISEASVYPDQGGNFQSSFELPVTVFSEGEYKIKALYSGQQSESIFTIANDFSFGSTDKLSLLLATDKSDYYPGDTVTISGKPNKLIYLEKFDVSVIQKKEGEITCGTFYCGKHVGPVTTIRPSSSGSFSHQITISDTPSSIGSYEITVDAGFETKSLMFNVIEKPVIVEPVKVPSTLIDKVNRISEDKISIITNEKTIDDAQAFPRVLSGSLLSSKTDQSDVNLRITSESGICIIGQEVDCLVQDSTRKPGQIYDVVSVDGVELNVRYSGPDVYLEKFDILPVSSDVFLPNANWNVDVVKEDQTSRFYYKINYKMVE; translated from the coding sequence ATGAAAAATATTCTAGTTTTATTTTCCATTTTGCTACTCGGTAGTTTGGTTGGTACAGCAAGTGCTCAATCTACTAATCATGTCGTAATAAATGAAATTGATATTAATCCGCCCGGAGATGATTCTAAATCCGTTTTAGAATGGATTGAACTTTATAATCCGACAAGTTCTAAAATAGATATCAGTGGTTGGCAAATTGCTTCGACTACTGCATTGAAAAAAACAATGACAATTTCATCTGGTACTTTTATTGAACCAAGCAAGTATCTGACATTTTCATATCAAAGTTTGTGGTTTGCTGATTCTAATGAATTAGTAGAACTAAGAGACAAGAATGGAGTTGTTATAGATAAAACTCCATTATTGTCTGATCCTAAAAATGATTTAACTTCTTGGCAACGAATCTATGATGGATATGACTTGGATAATTCTAGCGATTGGAAGTTTACAATTCCTACAGCTGGCTCATCCAATGGAAAGGTAACTACTACTGAAACAAAAACAGACGTCACAGTAACTGTATCTACTAATAAGGAATCGTATCTGTTTGGTGAAACTGCATCCATTACCGGCAAAATCTCAAAACAAGTATTCATCACTGCCCCATATTTCCATGCTGATGAAATATCTGTAAAGATTACTGGACCCAAATATGATAAAACAATTTCACTTTATCCTGATCTTAATTTGAATTATAAGACTTCGTTGAATCTTCAACAAGTTCTTGGTATAAGCAAAGGAGTTTACTTGGTTTCAGTTACATATGGTGGAGCAACTTCGCAAACAAGCTTTACGGTAGGGGATGAAATTGTTCCAGATATTATTGTAAAAAACAACACTCTTAGTATTGCTACTGATAAATCACAATATCTCCCTGGAGATACTCTGTCTTTAACAGGAATTACTACCGAGGCAATTCCATTTGAAGGCTTGAAATTTAACATCAAGGATCCTAGTGGCAAAATAATTTCATCAGGAAGCTTGTATCCTACCAATGGGAAATTTTCAACAAATGTGTATATCACTCCTGTGAATCCAGCATTTGGTACCTATCAGATCACTGCCGAATATTATGATAAATCATCCATTGCATTTTTTGAAGTAGTAAAAGACATCAAAGAGGCAAAAGCAATTTCGATATGGACCGACAAAGATGCATATGCTTTAGGAGAAACTGTTACAATTACTGGTCGACTAAACACCGTGTGGGTTCAATTTATGAATCTGGAAATATTACAAACCAAAAATGCAGCACTTGCTACCACTGCTCTTGGTGGTGGTAATTCTGGGTTTAAAATATTAGATACTTTGAAAGTATCTGGTGATGGAACTTTCTCATATTCTTTTAAAATTCCAGATAGTGATGTTCGATTAGGAGATTACAAAATCTCTATATCTCAAAGTCTTGGCTCTGCATCAAAGACAATTCACGCTGTAGCAAATCCTGATGACTTTATTGTAAGTAGTAATCCTATCTCAATTTCCACAGACAAACTGATCTATAATTTAGGTGAAACCATGACAATTACTGGTTATATTAAAAATCCTGTTACCAGTTCGACTTATCAAACCGCCTCAGTAGCAATTTCAATATCTCATGAGGATGGACGTCCTTTGGAAATTGTTGCACAAATGCCGCATACTAAAACTAGATTGAATAATGGATTGGTCGTTGCATATGAATTAACTGCCACTCCAGATCCTTCTGGAAGATTTTCAGTTCAAACGAAAATTTTACAAAATGCATTTGCTGATGGAAATTATAAAATAAAAGCTGAATATCGTGGACTGACAACTTCTACTTCTGTTGGAATAGTTGATCCTTTGAAATTAGAAAATGGCGCATTAATTTCTCTAAATAAACAAGTTTACGGTCTAGGTGAAACTGTTGTTTTGACTGGAATTCTTCCTCCTACAGGCGATAATTCTGTAAAAATTTCTCTTACAAAACCTGATGGGAGTATAGTTAATTCTGGTGCTACTGTAGATAACCAACAATTTTCTTGGTCTTGGGTCACTCCAATATCTGAAAAACCTCTTACCATAAAGACAGATGATCGTTCTGTCACCACATCTAATTATGGAATTTATAAAATTAGAGCATCCATAGCATCTGCTGGCACTGATGTTTTTTTCAAAGTTTCTTCTGATCCTGCCAATGATTCTTTAACTTTGGTTCCTCTGTATGTTACAACTGAAAAATCTCTTTACAAAGCAGGAGAGAAATTAAAAGTAATTGGAAATATAATTAAACGAGATCAAGGTTCTGAAGGGTTAGTAGTTCCAGACAGAGTAACAATACGTGTACTTGATAACAAGACTCCTTTCAAACAAATCAGTGAGGCATCTGTTTATCCTGATCAAGGAGGAAACTTTCAAAGCTCATTTGAATTACCTGTAACCGTTTTCAGTGAAGGTGAGTATAAAATTAAAGCATTGTATTCTGGACAGCAATCTGAATCTATTTTTACAATTGCAAATGACTTTTCTTTCGGCTCAACTGATAAATTATCGCTTTTATTAGCTACTGACAAGTCTGATTATTATCCTGGAGATACTGTGACTATCTCTGGTAAACCAAACAAGCTAATTTATCTTGAAAAATTTGATGTTAGTGTGATTCAGAAAAAAGAGGGTGAGATAACATGTGGTACATTTTATTGTGGCAAACATGTGGGTCCAGTAACTACAATTCGACCAAGTTCATCTGGATCATTTTCACACCAAATTACAATTTCTGACACTCCATCAAGTATTGGTTCATATGAAATTACAGTAGATGCTGGCTTTGAGACAAAATCTTTAATGTTTAATGTGATAGAGAAACCAGTCATTGTTGAACCTGTGAAAGTTCCATCAACTTTAATTGATAAGGTAAACCGAATCTCCGAGGATAAAATATCTATAATTACAAATGAAAAAACCATTGATGATGCCCAGGCATTTCCACGTGTGTTATCTGGCTCATTACTTTCTTCAAAAACTGATCAATCTGATGTGAATCTGAGAATTACTTCTGAGTCTGGAATTTGCATTATAGGTCAAGAAGTAGATTGTCTTGTACAGGATTCTACTAGAAAACCTGGACAAATCTATGATGTAGTGTCTGTAGATGGAGTTGAATTAAACGTCAGATATAGTGGTCCCGATGTATATCTTGAGAAATTTGATATTCTTCCTGTATCTTCAGATGTATTTTTACCAAACGCAAATTGGAATGTAGATGTAGTTAAAGAAGATCAAACATCGAGATTTTACTATAAGATTAACTACAAAATGGTAGAGTAA